In Bacillus sp. S3, the sequence TCCAGGAATCAGTGATCCTACTGTAAAAACTCGCTGCGCCACCGGTTATTCCCCTATGAATTCCAGTGTGCAGATCGCCGACGGCCGCTTGATCCGCAATACAGCCGTTTCGTAAACTCGGAATGGGTGGTTCATTCCTTCCTGTCCCATATACGCCGTATCGAAGTCCTCGGAAACAGCAAGGTCTAGGTTGTTGCGCCCTGTATTTAGAATGACTCCCGCTCTCCCTTTTAATACGGGGGATTGGAACACGCCATCTGTGACCAGTTCACGAATATGTTCGATTTCTAAAACATTTGTATCCCTATGTACTCGGTGGATAAGTGAGTAAAGTTCTGGCGAAAGCACAAGGGCAAACGGACCATTATGGTTCATTTCCAGGAGCTTGCTTCTTGCTTCGACAATATCCTGAAAAGCCGTTCCGGATTCATACCATTCGCCAATCAAATGTGTAAGGCGGCCTTGCACATTCATGAGCCCAGGGATATCAAATTCCTTTGCCCCGTGAAAAATCATTTGGTCTTCAAGATTGGCCACATCTCGGGCGGCATTGGCTGCGGGTGAAAAATCAACCGGGATGTCCAGCACCTTTGCCTGTTCTAGGTCCCGCCAAAAAAGAACAAAATCCTTGTAGAGCAATGGGATGGTGTGGTTGACCCGTTTACTCGATTCAAATGTCGTATCAAATGAACCTTGGATATCCATTTTTGCTTGAATAGTTTCTGTAAAAATGTCATTGGCAATGCTTTGCACGCCTCGCCCAAGCGGACCGTACAATTCGATAAACCGGCGTCCCACCAACTGCCTGCGTGCAGTTTCGATGACTGTTATATCTAATTGATCGAATTCGTGATCCGATAAGGGAGCATCCGGAAATAACTGTGATTTACTCATGAATCTTTCCTCCTTTTTCTGGAAGTTAGTACCTTGTCTTTTTTAAATCCGCGGGTTTGGGGTGGAATTCCGCCAAACACCAGAATTATTCCGCCAAACCAGAAATTTTAAGTTACCCTTTTAAAAAAACTACCTCAAACTCCCTACAGTGAAGCCTTTTTTATGTTTAACCGTAACCCTAGCTGGTGCAGCGGTACCTGGCCGTTCAAGGTGGTCATGATGCTCGTCGTGGTGGGCATGCGGGTCAACGTAGTTTGTGTCGAAACGACTGTTGATTTCATTTAACATTGCTTTGACCTGTTGATAATCCTGGTAGGATACCTCACGCAATTGGTTTAACATCGTGCTCCGGTCCTCGTCGGTAAAACGAAACAGCGCTAAGTCGAGGTGCTCGACGAAATTATGCAAGCCGAATTTTTCTAGATTCAGCTCTTGCAGGAGCCGGTTAAATTCATTGTTCGTTGGTGCAAAATCGGCATCAGACTTTTCTTTTTCAAACTTACTGATCAATGGTATTAACTCCACTAAGCGTGACAGTCGCTGCTCCTCTTCTTCAAAAATATGATGATAATACAGTCGTTCATGGTCATCGGTGGCATTTTGAATCACCGGGTTAAGCATATTCATAAATTTTTCAATGGCATCATAGGTCGTCGTAAAAATCCGATGAAAGATCTTTAGTTCCTCTTTCACTTCCTGCACCCCCAAAATTCAACTACCTGTCATTATTGACGTTCAACAGAGGTTTTAAAACCGGAAAACAAATAAAAAAGCCCAGCAACACTTTGCCGAACTTTCCATATTTATTCCTTTATGAAATTTAAAAAATCAGTTACTCCTATTTTATGAAATCGCTGGTTCTTTTTAACCAGCCATAAATCTCTCATTATCGTTACGTCTAAAATATTTACTCCTTTTAAGGTCCCTTGCTCCAATTCTCTCGCTACTGTCAATCGCGGCAGGATACTGATCCCAAGTCCTGCTTCCACAGCACTTTTAATCGCTTGTGTGCTCCCTAATTCCATATAACTTTCAATTTTTTCTAGGATGCCATGTTCTCTTAACATATTTTCAACGATTAGTCTTGTTCCTGAACTGGATTCGCGCCATATCATTCGTTCATTTGCCAGTTCTTTAATTTGGATTTGTTCAGTCCACACATGCTCAGGGGAACAAACAAGGAGGAGCTCGTCGTCAGCAAATTTTTCGACGATAAATTTTTCGTTTTCAAAAATCCCTTCAACTAAAGCCAAGTCAATGACATCATTGAATAAATCATCGATTACACCAGGCGTATTTTTAATCGTTAAAGATACCTTTATATCCGGTTGTTTCTTTTTAAAGCGCCCTAACAGGCTTGGCAATAAATATTCTCCAATGGTAAACGATGCCCCCACATGAAGGGATGAATGATACTCTCCCGTTGCCTGTTTAATGACTTCCTTGGACCGATTGAAATCATGGATGATGGTTTTTGCAAAAGGATATAACATTTTGCCCGTTTCCGTCACCTTTATTTTTCCATCCGTTCGATCGAATAACAAAGTGCCATAAAAATTCTCCAGTTGATGGATCTGCCGCGTTACCGCTGGCTGAGATACAAAGCTTAATCTGGCGGCCTGACTGATGCTTCCTTCATCGACAACCAAACAAAACAATTTCAAACTCTCTATGTTCAATAGGAAAACCCCCATATCCTCAAATTCAGACCAACCTACTAGGTATAACAATCTGTTATACCCTATCCATTTATTGCAATTTACCCATACGATTTCTTTTGCTAATGTAATAGATAGTATGATTCATATGATATACAATACACTATAGTTTCCCCACAAAGGAATATATTACATAAAAAGAAAGAGGGAAAAATAATGAAGGAACAATGGAAATTACTGTTCCAGATATTTTGGAGTTTTTTCAAAATTGGCCCTGTAACATTTGGCGGGGGTTTTGCGATGATCCCCTTAATTGAAAAAGAAATTGTTGAAAAAAGAAAATGGTTAAAAAGTGAAGATGTGACTGATGTGTTTGCCTTGTCTCAAACCGTCCCGGGAGGGGTTGCCGTTAATTCGGCGACATTTATCGGGCAGCGGATTGGCGGGCTGAAAGGGGCGATTGCTGCCTTAATTGGTGTGTCGCTGCCCACCTTTTTAATCGTTCTCACACTTGGGATCTTCTACTTTTTCGTTCATGATAATCCAAAGCTAGAGGCAGCATTTATCTCAATTCGAGCCTCTATTGTGGCCATCATTGTGTATGCCGCGATGAAAACGATCAAGACAGCGATAGTCGATAAAACCACATGCTTGATCATGCTTGTGGGAATACCGGCATTGTTCTTCATCCATCCGATCGTTGCTATATTTGTTGGCGCATTATCTGGTATTTTTACCGTTTGGATTAAACGAAAAAAGGGCCGACCAGTCGAATTGGAACAACGTAAAGACAATGAAACAGATCCAACCCAACATCCTGATTATTTCATGGGTGCCGGAATTTAACAGAAAGGGGCTATTTGTATGGTTCTATGGCAGCTGTTTAAAACATTCTTTATGATGGGCTTTGTCTCCTTTGGAGGGGGCTATGCTATGATTCCCCTTATAGAAACAGAGGTTACGAAATATGGATGGATGACGGCAGAGAAATTAACCAATATGATTGCCATTGCAGGCATGTCACCCGGTCCGATTGCGACCAATAGTGCGATTCTTGTTGGTTATTCAACAGCAGGTGTAGTGGGTGCGATTGTGGCAGCCATTGGCATTTTGCTTCCGTCCATCATCTTAGTAGCGATTGTCGCCACCTTTTTCATTAAGTTGCATCACATTCCCGTAGTCCAATCGATGTTTTATGGATTAAAACCGATCGTGGCTAGTTTAATCATGTATGCGGCGATCAGTTTTGCCCGTGCAAATAACCTGATTTCGGTTCATCTCTCTTTTCAGTCGATCAGCTTATTGCTAGTATTTGGATTATCTCTGCTAGCTCTAATAAAATTTCGCTGGCATCCACTCTACGTTATCTTGCTTTCGGGTGTTGTTGGTGTGGCACTTTATTCGTAATATGAGAAAAAAAGGTCAGTCTTCCGTCACTTTCATGCAACGGAGGACTGACCCTTTTTTAAAGTTAGAACTGGACAAAGGGCGGGTCGAGTTTAAATTCTTTATTGGCATAAATCGCCGATATTTCAGGTGATTGCAGTAATATTGGAATTTTATTTCCCGGAAGGCTCAAGGAAACCCCATTGAAAACCGTCTTATACGTATGGTTAATCCTGAAGGGAATCCCTTCAGGACCTAACAATCTTTGAAGATCATTCTGAAACCGAAGATGACTCGCCGCCACTTCTTGCTCCGCCTGCTGGAGGGAAAGTGGAAAGCCGCTGGAGTTTGCGATGGCAACCGCGGCATGAGCCGGCTGCGTTTTGAAATGAATGATAATTGTAATTACGTTATTTGTTTTCATATTAATCATTGGATCTATATAAATAGTCGCCATATGAATTCTCCCTTTTTACAAAAGATAATAATTTTCTATCATTTCAACAAAATTCGACAATTTCCATTTTGAATTTCTGCTAGCATTACGATTAATAGAACTTAAGTTATTTAAGTCATTCGCTAATCGCATATAGGAAGGTAGGATCAAAATGAACGAAGGAAAGGTAATTAAACTTTACCGTGAAAAGGCCAACCTAACCCAAGAACAGTTGGGTAAAGGGATATGCTCCGTCACCCATATAAGTAAAATTGAACGGGGACTAACAGAATATTCTCCCGAAATTACTTCACTTTTAGCACAACGCCTTGGAGTTGACATCCAATCGGAGCTACAGCGTCTTAATGGAGTTGAAGCACTCATTCAGGATATGGAAAATGCCTTGATTAAACAGAAGTTTGACGAAGTAGAAACTATTATTCCAAAACTATTTGATGTCCCTATTCTTGCTGTATCGAAATTTCAAATTCACTTTGACCTTCTGCTCGCCAGATACTACTGTTCCCAAGGGAACCCTCGAAAAGCCATGAAAATTCTTTCCGCCATCCAAAAGGATATGGATAAATTATCTTCCTATGAAAGTAATTTACTAAAACATGTTTTAGGAATCTATTACATAACCGAAAAGAAATATATTAATGCCATTGATTTATTAAAATCAATCAATCCCAATCAATATAGAAATTATGAATTTTACTATAATATGGCTTATTCCTATCATTCAATTAATTCAAAAGTACTGGCTTACTATTATGCCGAAAAGGCATTAACCTATTTTAAGGAAACAAATAATTTTAATAGAATCATTGATACAGAAACACTAATGATCGTGCAAATTGGTGATAATGAGTATTTAAACTTTCAAGAGACGTTGGCGCAGTATCAGTCACTTCTTCAAACGTGTGATATATGTAATTTTATCGATAAAAAAACAAAGCTTCTGTATAACTTTGCCTATAACCGGTACCTTCGCAAAGAATATTTGGAAGCGAACGAATTATATAAAGAAGCAATGCAGCTTTGTGAGAAGAATTCTCCCCTCTATTTCTGGTCATTTGAAGGATATATTCGCTGCGCCTATGAAGGTTCCTTGTTGGAAAAAGATAAATTGACAGAACTGGTTGCTGATGGAATGTTGTCGCTCACAAAAAATCCAACCGATCGGCTCAGTCATATATTGTTTACGATGTTAAACTATGAGATTGCGGAAAGTATTGAGCTGTATACATTTATAGACGAAACTGCCCTGCCATTTTTCAAAGAAAATGAATTATTTTGGCTCGTTCAGCAGTATGAAAAACGGCTCTTTGTCCACTACTCCGAATCAAGTCAATTGGAAAAAGCGCTGAAAGTAGCAGCTTCTCTATTAAAAATTTATTAAATTTACGTATAGAAATCAATTCATCATTATCATAACTTGATAGTTGATAGATTGTAAATTGGGGTAATTTTTCAGCCGCCTGAAAGAGAAAGAAAACACTTGAAATTAGTTTAAACGATTCAAGTGTTTTCTCTTATGGTTGTTATTGACGAATCCCCAGTTCAGCGAGAATCTTTTCTAATGTTTTTCCGCTTGCGTTTTTCTTTGGCACAGGAGCATTTTCAACATCCTCGTTTTGCTTCAGGTAGTTATTCTGGATAAATGCCATATCCTTTTCATCCACTACCCCGTCAAAGTTGATATCTGCTGCCCGATCATTGGTTTTCCATGCCTTTTGAACGGCGAGCGCATCCAAGACATCAATCACACCATCCTGGTTCACTTCACCGGCTGTCAGATTGGTAAGATACAAATTGAAGTCATTTCCATACGCAATGCCGCCTTTGACAATACTGACCGGTACTTCAACCTTCGTCAAGAAATGACCCGGGACCTTCATTTCAACGGTGTAAGGTACCTTGGACAATGGCAATTTATCAATGGTGAATTTACCATATGGGCTAATGGAAGATGTGCCGTCGTACACCTTACCGTTTGAATCCATCAACTTGACTGAGCCTCCGACCTTGGTCCAGTCCTTTTGGCCAAGGTATCCGCCCCACTCCGGGTCACCGACATAGAATCCCTCTGGGCCGATTGTACCCTCTAACTTTGAAAATTGCGGGTTAATTTTAAACGTAAATGGGGCATTGATAACCTGGATCGTTTGATCATTTCCACCCGTTACAACAACAGTCGGGTTGATGTAATCGCCTGTGGTAAATTTATCATCCGATACTTTGATGGTAACTTCGACAACTTTCTTGTGATCGAATGCACCGCTAGGTTGAGTAAATTGGACAGTTACTTGATTATCCTTCAACTCAATCTTTGCCTTATCAACAAAAGTCTCCGCAAGCTTAGCGTCTATAAGCTCTATATTCTTGGATCCATAAATGTCGGTAAAGTTCCATTTTGCTTGAGTAATATCCTCTAGGTTATCCAGCATGATTGCTGCTTTGAACGTATCACCTGTCTTGACTTCGGTTGTCTCACTTGTCGGATACGTAACTGGTGTTCCTTCTTTCACAAAGTTATATCTCTTACTGATTTTATTTCCAGCGATATTATAGCCTTCCATGTCAAAATACAGCGGCTTTTCAGATTTATTCATGGCAACTTCCTCAATAAACCTTCCGTCTTTATCCATATAAATTGGCATCGACGGGAAGCCCCATGTGCCCCAATAATACACCATATAGTTCGAGGATTGGTCGTAATTTAAACCGTATTTCTTCACCTCGTCGACAATCGGATCAGTGATTTTAATGTCAAACGGGTAGGTTTGCTGCCCCGGCTTAAATTCAATAAATGGCGAGTTTCCATCTAATGAGCTTTCAAAATTTGGTTTATTGAGATAGATCCATAAATGTCTGGTTTCTGTAAATACCTTTCCGGATAGGCCGGTCGCGATGAATTTAATTTGGTAATGTCCTTCTTGAGCATAGCTATACTTTGAAGAAATAGGCTTCTTAGCATCGCCGGTAAATTTATAGTAAAGCCCATTGAAGAACGTTAATCCATAAGTAATATCTTCGTAAGCACCATTCAGGTTTGCCGTACCGATCAGCCCCAGGTCATTTCCCTTCTCATCCTGCAGGACAACATCCAATTTTTCCATTGGCGCTTTCATGTTGAACTGAGCGTAGACATAGGGCTCCCTGAAAAAGTCCAATGGTTCCTCGTTTAAATAACCTGGAGAAAAAACAGGGTTATCGATCTCCACTTTATTGAGTCCTTCTTTTAATAAGCAGAAGCTATACGGGATCCTGTACTGCTCAGCAGAATTCTCCGTATTGGTTAGCGTAATATAGCCTGTATAGTAGCCTTCTTTTGCTTTCTTGTGGACACGCAGGCTGGCGGATATTTTTTTCTCTTCATTGCCCTTGACAGTAATGTTATTGGTAATGTCAATTGACATGCCATTCTGCATCAAGCTGTTGGAACCTTTTCCTTCAGTAACATTCATGGTGAACGTCTTTTTCATTTTTTCATTGTTTTTTACTTTAATAGATTTGGTGATGTGAAGGTTTTTATCCACTAATTCATGATCAAAGCTAAGGCCTCCAGTTAAGGACTTCACTGCGACCAGATTTTCCGCACCGGGAATAAGCGTTTTGTCGAGAACTTGGAAGCTTGCTCCATTGTGGACAGCCTTATATGGATTAATTCTTCCCGCGCCCACTTCAAACACATTGTAGTCCCCGTTCAGCGGATCGGCTGTATTCATAACGACCGTTTTAATATCCTCCGGCATTAGTTTCGGATTAGCCTGCAGCATTAAGGCCGCAACCCCTGCTGTAAATGGTGTCGCCATTGATGTTCCAGAATAGCGTGAATAAGCAAATTGATAGTTTCCTTGATCATTGGGATTGACCATAAAGGATGGCACAGTCGAAAGAACACTGACACCCGGCGCAACTACTTCCGGCTTCATTCCGTACGTTTGTCTGGCTGGTCCCCGTGAACTAAAGTCTGCGAGACGATCCCCGTCCGTTTGGCTAACTCCATAACCAGAGAAAGTAAAGTCCTTCTGCCCCGCTTGAAGCTGTGCTTTTATCTTTTCCCCAGCATCCTTCGTCACAGAGAGGGTTGGGATAAATGTGGTTGATTCACCAAGATTGGCATTAATTTGTCCGTCCACATTGTTAGATAAAAGAACAGCGGCAGCGCCTTTTTGTTTGGCAAGGGTGACCTTATCGTTCAAAGGAATGTCTCCGCGGGCAATCAGCGCTATTTTTCCTTGCACATCTTTACCATTATAGTCGGCATTCGCTCCAATGCCGACATCGACAACCTCATATGACTTTCCATCAAGGTCATTTAATTTGTCGGTATAATTGCGTGCCATACTGACAAGCTCAACACCGGATTCACTGCCGATTTGGCCTTTAAAAGTAGAAACCGCCATTGGAACATCGCTTGCTCCAATCGTTAAGGCAAGCGCGGCTGCTCCAGGTGAACCTAACGTATATTCATTTGGACCTGAATTACCCGCCGCAACTACGGCAGTAACCCCGCTTAGTACAGCATTATTGACAACTGTACTTGTTGGGTAATAAGGGTCGTTTATGCCTGAACCTAATGAAAGATTGATAATATCCATCCCATCTTCAACCGCTTTTTCAACTGCGGCCATGATATTGTTAGCAGTTCCAGTCCCATAAGGGCCAAGAACACGATAACCATATAAATCGACCTCAGGCGCCACACCCTTAACAGAAATATCTTTATTTGTTCCCTGTCCGGCTATCGTTCCAGAGACATGTGTTCCGTGTGAAGTGTAATAAGTTGAACCGTTGGAAACTTCCGGGTACTTCGTCTTTTTCCAATCCCCATACGTTGTCTCCATTGGGTCATTATCGTTATCAACGAAGTCATATCCACCCTTGTAGACCTTCATTAAGTCAGGGTGGTTGTAATCGATGCCCGTATCAATTACTCCAACTTTCACGCCTTTCCCTGTTATTCCCTCATCATGGAGCTTGTCCACCTTTAAATGAGATAAACTTTCCACTGCTGTACCTGGTGTGGAACCTGCTTTTTCTCCATCCCCCTCAGGAAGAATCGGATCAACCTTGTACGTTTCATTTTTATAAACAGCTTTTACGACATCAGATTTTAATAGATTTGCCACCTGATTAGCCGGCAATTTCATCGCTACGCCATTGTAAACCGTTTTATAACTGGAAGTGACCGTGTGATTGATTTGTCTGCCCTTTATGTTACCGGCTGGAAGAATCGATTGAATATCCTTTTTAAATTGTTCGTGTTCCTTTGCTACCTGCTCATCCGCTTTCTTTTGCGATAGTTTATTTCCTTTTACTTCCGCATCAAGTACGGCAATCTTGCCCGGCTTTGCGTGGAATTGAACGATAACATCCAACTCCTCCTCTTTGTTTAATTCCTGTTTGTTGAATCCCTGCAGACCTGTTTGTTCTGTCAGTTCCAACTGCTTTAATGCATTTCTTTGTTCCGGTGTAAGTTCGGCAAGAATAGATTCTGCTTTTGAATTGGCCGCTGATACTTTCGGTGTTAATGTGAAGTTCGTTGATGACAGGATTAGACCTGCCGATAGAGAAATAACGGCAGCTTGTTTAAAGAATGTCTTCTTTTTCATAATCTCCCTACTTTCATCATTTTTTTAAAAAAATATGTAGTTCCTCCTTTTCTATTGAAATAGATTAAAGAGTAGCCTAATCCTATTATATTAATTTTATGAATATTCAACTATTGGGGTTATTGAAGCAGATAAAATGGTGTAAGAAGTCGGGGGGATATCTAAAATTAACAAATTTAGGGATAAAACAGGGTATATTAGGCTTATTGGATAGAGTTTGACCACCCCAATTAGCTTTTTTTTCAGAAAAAATTACCCCAAATGGGAAAGAACCGTAATGGATTTTTTCCAAAAATAAAAAGAACCGCATAGTCATTAGACTCATGCGGCTAAAAATCAGGCTGATAGTCCCAAAAAAAGGGTTAGTTCCCCCTCCACGATCATGCAACAGGGGACTCCTGGGTAAGTAATGACGATCCCTAGTATTACTAGAAAAGAAAATCGCATTTGAAAATACCTTTTTTCAAATATAAAAAAGACCAGCATTTTATCTGCTGATCTTGTTATCCACCTATGTATGGTGGAGACGGCGGGACGTGCGTTTCCATGCTTTCGTCATGGCACTGACTATATCTTGAACCTGCTATTCAAATAGGTCCCTCGGCGTCTTATGCGAATCATAAATTTACCTCTGTAGGTATGGAATTCGCATCCTAGTACTACCAAATAAATTATGGCAGCCTATAAGTCGATACACGGCTGTTGGATTACTCCACATACCGCTCGGCATTGCCCTATCACTAATTAAAGTGACTTAGGTTTCACCGATAAAGCCGAATTTTCACTTGTATGTTACCATACAAGGCGACTAATACTTAATCGAACCCGCGTCCAAAGATATCGCCACTTAAGCTTCTACGAGTGTAGTCGATATATTGGTGTTTCGCTGAGCCTTTTGCCTATCGACCGGCGTCCGGTCAGCTAGCCTGGTTGCTCTCTTCCTTCATCCTCAGGCGGTGGAATCCGGCGTAGCCTACTTAGAGTGAGTCCGCTACCCTACCACATAGGCGATGGAGGGGCGAACAGCTATGCAGTATTAAGCTGCGAAAGCTAAGTTGTTGTTAGTTTTGCCAGTTATGGCTTTGACGTTTTAACGAGGCCGATCCCCTCGACTCGCCACCTAAGCTCAAACTACCCCTGTCGAATCCGTAGCGTCCCCATTATAAAAATGAAGCTAGACTAGGAAAGCTCAAGATTGTTTTGAGCAAAAGTTTCTGCCGCATATCTTAGCGACAAACTTATTATAACACACTTACAGCAAATTTCAATTGTAAGTATTTGTAAGATGCGTTTTGTTGTTGTTCAAAAAGCAAGCTTACATCTTTTGACGTTCGCGGAAAGCTCTTTCGACTTCGCGCTTTGCTTCTTTTTGCTTTAAGGATTCACGCTTGTCATAATTCTTTTTACCCTTTGCCAGGCCAATTAAAACCTTACAGAAGCCATTTTTTAAATAAAGCTTTAAGGGAATAAGGGCGTATCCTGCCTCTTTCGTTTCTCCAAGGAGTTTACTGATTTCACGTTTATGAAGTAATAATTTACGTGTTCGTAATGGGTCATGATTAAAAATGTTGCCCTGTTCATACGGACTGACATGCATTCCAAACAGAATCGCTTCCCCATTTTGAATTCGCGCATAGGCATCCTTGAGATTCACCTTTCCCGCACGAATTGATTTGATTTCTGTTCCTTGCAATACAATCCCGGCCTCATACGTTTCTTCAATAAAATAGTCATGATAAGCCTTTTTGTTTTGAGCGACTACTTTTCCAACACCTTTTGGCATATTTTTCACCTCAATCTATAGTTTTATTTTAACAAAAAAAACAAGTCGCTACAATTAAGAAAAAGCGAAAGCGCCCGTTTAGCGAAGTCTACTAGCCGCTGGGCGCTGGAGCTGGACAATTGAAAGGGAGCCAACATTTCGGAAGGCTCCCTCTCAGCAACTACTTATTTCGCCGTTTCGTACTCTTTGATTTAGGCACGTTATCGTAAAATTTACGTTTCTTCTTCGGCTTTTTTCCTTGAGTGTCTCCGGAATCAGACTTTTGATTACGGCTTCCATTCCGGCCTTGATCACGGTCACCCTTCTGTTTATTGCGTCGAGGCTTATCAGTATCGCTGCGGGTTTTAAAAATTTTCGGTGTCTCCGAACGTTCCCTGCGAGGCGTTCCTTTCATGCCGACGATTTCAAAATCAATCGCGCGTTCATCTTTATTGACTTTTACCACGCGGACCGTGATTTCATCACCAATTCGGAACACATTCCCTGTCCGCTCGCCAATCATTGCAAAGTGGCGTTCATCAAAACGGTAATAATCATCGGTCATATAGCTGACGTGAACTAGGCCTTCAATGGTATTCGGCAGCTCGACAAACATTCCAAAGTTGGTAACCGAACTGATGATGCCATCATACTCAACGCCAATTTTATCTTCCATGTATTCCGCTTTCTTCAACTCATCTGTTTCCCGTTCTGCGTCAACGGCACGGCGCTCCATTTTTGATGAATGCTGGGCAATTTCCGGCAATCGGGCGTTCCATTTTTCCTGTGTCGCTTCATCCAGCTTTCCTTCAATTAGATACGTACGGATTAAGCGGTGGACGATCGTATCCGGATAGCGGCGAATCGGCGAAGTGAAATGGGTATAGAATTCGGTAGATAAGCCGAAGTGTCCAAGACTTTCAGGGTCATATTTTGCCTGCTGCATCGACCGCAGCATGACGGTTGAAATCACCATCTCTTCTGGCTTTCCTTGCACCTCTTCGATAATTTCCTGAAGCGCTCTTGGGTGCACATCATTGGCAGTCCCTCTTACAATATAACCAAAGTTCGTGATAAATTCGAAAAATCTTCGTAATTTATCTTCCTTCGGATCCTCATGGATACGGTAAATGAACGGTACATCGAGCCAGTGAAAATGTTCCGCAACCGTTTCATTTGCCGCGAGCATGAATTCTTCAATTAAACGCTCTGCTACAGACCGTTCACGCAGAACAA encodes:
- a CDS encoding S8 family serine peptidase; this translates as MKKKTFFKQAAVISLSAGLILSSTNFTLTPKVSAANSKAESILAELTPEQRNALKQLELTEQTGLQGFNKQELNKEEELDVIVQFHAKPGKIAVLDAEVKGNKLSQKKADEQVAKEHEQFKKDIQSILPAGNIKGRQINHTVTSSYKTVYNGVAMKLPANQVANLLKSDVVKAVYKNETYKVDPILPEGDGEKAGSTPGTAVESLSHLKVDKLHDEGITGKGVKVGVIDTGIDYNHPDLMKVYKGGYDFVDNDNDPMETTYGDWKKTKYPEVSNGSTYYTSHGTHVSGTIAGQGTNKDISVKGVAPEVDLYGYRVLGPYGTGTANNIMAAVEKAVEDGMDIINLSLGSGINDPYYPTSTVVNNAVLSGVTAVVAAGNSGPNEYTLGSPGAAALALTIGASDVPMAVSTFKGQIGSESGVELVSMARNYTDKLNDLDGKSYEVVDVGIGANADYNGKDVQGKIALIARGDIPLNDKVTLAKQKGAAAVLLSNNVDGQINANLGESTTFIPTLSVTKDAGEKIKAQLQAGQKDFTFSGYGVSQTDGDRLADFSSRGPARQTYGMKPEVVAPGVSVLSTVPSFMVNPNDQGNYQFAYSRYSGTSMATPFTAGVAALMLQANPKLMPEDIKTVVMNTADPLNGDYNVFEVGAGRINPYKAVHNGASFQVLDKTLIPGAENLVAVKSLTGGLSFDHELVDKNLHITKSIKVKNNEKMKKTFTMNVTEGKGSNSLMQNGMSIDITNNITVKGNEEKKISASLRVHKKAKEGYYTGYITLTNTENSAEQYRIPYSFCLLKEGLNKVEIDNPVFSPGYLNEEPLDFFREPYVYAQFNMKAPMEKLDVVLQDEKGNDLGLIGTANLNGAYEDITYGLTFFNGLYYKFTGDAKKPISSKYSYAQEGHYQIKFIATGLSGKVFTETRHLWIYLNKPNFESSLDGNSPFIEFKPGQQTYPFDIKITDPIVDEVKKYGLNYDQSSNYMVYYWGTWGFPSMPIYMDKDGRFIEEVAMNKSEKPLYFDMEGYNIAGNKISKRYNFVKEGTPVTYPTSETTEVKTGDTFKAAIMLDNLEDITQAKWNFTDIYGSKNIELIDAKLAETFVDKAKIELKDNQVTVQFTQPSGAFDHKKVVEVTIKVSDDKFTTGDYINPTVVVTGGNDQTIQVINAPFTFKINPQFSKLEGTIGPEGFYVGDPEWGGYLGQKDWTKVGGSVKLMDSNGKVYDGTSSISPYGKFTIDKLPLSKVPYTVEMKVPGHFLTKVEVPVSIVKGGIAYGNDFNLYLTNLTAGEVNQDGVIDVLDALAVQKAWKTNDRAADINFDGVVDEKDMAFIQNNYLKQNEDVENAPVPKKNASGKTLEKILAELGIRQ
- the smpB gene encoding SsrA-binding protein SmpB, yielding MPKGVGKVVAQNKKAYHDYFIEETYEAGIVLQGTEIKSIRAGKVNLKDAYARIQNGEAILFGMHVSPYEQGNIFNHDPLRTRKLLLHKREISKLLGETKEAGYALIPLKLYLKNGFCKVLIGLAKGKKNYDKRESLKQKEAKREVERAFRERQKM